One Halostella salina genomic region harbors:
- a CDS encoding archaemetzincin family Zn-dependent metalloprotease, giving the protein MLVDIVPVGDVPARIKRQASEGLRNVYDCDVNVHEPQSIPNGAYDSNRNQYGAEEFIKLASRVGDGEKNIAVTTKDLFYRRRNYVFGLAYLDGNGSVVSTYRLQTSSDGGFSNKDAGEIFGDRVRKEIVHEIGHTLGLEHCDNNRCVMNFSPTVREVDVKEESLCGTCQRQVL; this is encoded by the coding sequence ATGCTCGTTGACATCGTGCCGGTGGGGGACGTTCCTGCCAGGATCAAACGGCAGGCGTCCGAGGGGCTTCGGAACGTCTACGACTGCGACGTGAACGTCCACGAGCCCCAGTCCATCCCCAACGGCGCGTACGACAGCAACCGCAACCAGTACGGCGCGGAGGAGTTCATCAAACTCGCCTCCCGGGTCGGCGACGGCGAGAAGAACATCGCCGTCACCACCAAGGACCTGTTCTACCGGCGGCGCAACTACGTGTTCGGTCTCGCCTACCTCGACGGCAACGGCAGCGTCGTCTCCACCTATCGGCTCCAGACCTCCAGCGACGGCGGCTTCTCGAACAAGGACGCCGGCGAGATCTTCGGCGACCGCGTCCGCAAGGAGATCGTCCACGAGATCGGCCACACGCTCGGCCTCGAACACTGCGACAACAACCGCTGCGTGATGAACTTCTCGCCCACCGTGCGCGAGGTCGACGTGAAGGAGGAGAGCCTCTGTGGCACCTGTCAGCGACAGGTGCTCTGA
- a CDS encoding PINc/VapC family ATPase: MNVVPDTSVVIDGRVSERIESGEFEGATVQVPEAVVAELEAQANDGIESGWDGLSELQRLAELADEGTVELEYVGERPDAVERGHASEGEVDALIREIAADLDATFVTSDVVQSEVAEAKGLAVEYITPRTRDVGELSLEEMVDEQTMSLHLRSGAVPMAKRGEIGEMHFEPVGDEPTSEAEMKEYAQEVIESAKQANEGFVELSEDGMTIVQFRDYRIAVAEPPFADGYEITAVRPIVKTDIEDYEFADELKERLLESKRGVLISGSPGAGKSTFAQAVAEYISDHDFAVKTMEKPRDLQVGPEITQYTELGGEMEKTADSLLMVRPDYTIYDEVRKTDDFEVFADMRLAGVGMIGVVHATRAIDALQRLVGRVELGMIPQIVDTVVYIEAGEVAKVYDVTTEVKVPEGLTEEDLTRPVIMIRDFETGQPEYEIYTFNRQVVTVPLGDEDGSESGVDRIARQEIEREIRSIARGHVDVELKSQDTAVVYVEEDDISSVIGKGGGRITDVENRLGIDIDVRTHDEKPGGRSGSGGSGGGSGNAGGQPGEIVEPEVTSRHIVIPVDGHAGETVEVQADGEYLFTATVGRGGDVQVTRGSAIAEELERAIDERRAISVASN; the protein is encoded by the coding sequence ATGAACGTTGTTCCGGACACGAGCGTGGTCATCGACGGCCGCGTGTCCGAGCGGATCGAGAGCGGCGAGTTCGAGGGGGCGACCGTGCAGGTCCCCGAGGCCGTCGTCGCGGAACTGGAGGCACAGGCCAACGACGGCATCGAGAGCGGCTGGGACGGGCTCTCCGAGCTCCAGCGCCTCGCGGAACTGGCCGACGAGGGGACGGTCGAACTGGAGTACGTCGGCGAGCGCCCCGACGCGGTCGAGCGTGGCCACGCCAGCGAGGGCGAGGTCGACGCGCTGATCCGCGAGATAGCCGCCGACCTGGACGCCACGTTCGTCACCAGCGACGTGGTCCAGAGCGAGGTGGCCGAGGCGAAGGGGCTCGCGGTGGAGTACATCACGCCTCGGACCCGCGACGTGGGCGAGCTCTCCCTCGAGGAGATGGTCGACGAGCAGACGATGAGTCTCCACCTGCGCTCGGGCGCGGTGCCGATGGCGAAACGCGGCGAGATCGGCGAGATGCACTTCGAGCCGGTCGGCGACGAGCCGACCTCCGAGGCGGAGATGAAGGAGTACGCCCAGGAGGTCATCGAGAGCGCGAAGCAGGCAAACGAGGGGTTCGTCGAACTCTCCGAGGACGGGATGACGATCGTCCAGTTCCGGGACTACCGGATCGCCGTCGCGGAGCCGCCGTTCGCGGACGGCTACGAGATCACCGCCGTCCGCCCGATCGTCAAGACCGACATCGAGGACTACGAGTTCGCCGACGAACTGAAAGAGCGCCTGCTCGAATCGAAGCGCGGCGTCCTCATCTCCGGGTCGCCCGGCGCGGGGAAGTCGACGTTCGCGCAGGCCGTCGCCGAGTACATCTCGGACCACGACTTCGCGGTCAAGACGATGGAGAAGCCCCGCGACCTGCAGGTCGGCCCGGAGATCACCCAGTACACCGAACTCGGCGGGGAGATGGAGAAGACGGCCGACTCCCTGCTGATGGTGCGGCCCGACTACACCATCTACGACGAGGTGCGCAAGACCGACGACTTCGAGGTGTTCGCCGACATGCGGCTGGCCGGCGTCGGGATGATCGGCGTCGTCCACGCGACCCGAGCCATCGACGCGCTCCAGCGCCTCGTCGGCCGGGTCGAACTCGGCATGATCCCCCAGATCGTCGACACCGTCGTGTACATCGAGGCCGGCGAGGTCGCCAAGGTGTACGACGTGACGACCGAGGTGAAGGTGCCCGAGGGCCTCACCGAGGAGGACCTCACCCGCCCCGTCATCATGATCCGCGACTTCGAGACGGGCCAGCCGGAGTACGAGATCTACACGTTCAACCGGCAGGTCGTCACCGTCCCGCTCGGCGACGAGGACGGCTCCGAGAGCGGCGTCGACCGCATCGCCCGCCAGGAGATCGAACGGGAGATCCGCTCGATCGCCCGCGGCCACGTCGACGTGGAACTCAAGAGCCAGGACACCGCCGTCGTCTACGTCGAGGAGGACGACATCTCGTCGGTCATCGGCAAGGGCGGCGGCCGGATCACCGACGTGGAGAACCGGCTGGGCATCGACATCGACGTGCGCACCCACGACGAGAAACCCGGCGGCCGGAGCGGTAGCGGCGGAAGCGGCGGTGGCAGCGGCAACGCCGGCGGCCAGCCCGGCGAGATCGTCGAACCCGAGGTCACCTCGCGCCACATCGTCATCCCGGTCGACGGGCACGCCGGCGAGACGGTCGAGGTGCAGGCCGACGGCGAGTACCTGTTCACGGCGACCGTCGGCCGCGGCGGCGACGTACAGGTCACTCGGGGGTCGGCGATCGCCGAGGAGTTAGAGCGGGCGATAGACGAGCGGCGGGCGATCAGCGTCGCGTCGAACTAG
- a CDS encoding globin-coupled sensor protein has translation MDPSQEFGLGGLNRFVEADSLTDQIGLDAEEIAWRKEFIGFDEDDAARLSDLEPLLRDNQQAIADAFYDNLTQYEQTIEVISRSPKNVEQLKRTQKAYLVSLATGDYDEEYFENRALIGKLHEILDMPLKHYVGQYGLYYDLILSRVDERVQRQVVAAIEEWVAEREDDEGGLDRVVGALRGLGSEDDGEEGLDDSLEATVRDAIHDGMQDVLAVLRIINLDLQVASDTYVDSYSQRLERAIEKQQAIAREVEQDVQPPVVQLKQSSASVAESASTIHDHAERQAAGVNSAAADIEELSASAQEVASVADDVRETSERAVGVAEDGTEAGERALEALSAVEETTDELLDAAERVEARAEDIEAVVDRVEDVVDRTAVLATNAKVEATRASGDGPAATIADELETFVDRTRSDIEEVADAAEAVHAEAADTRAAVESANEQVQAGREEVAAAVDSLDDLEGTVEDSAAGMQEVAAAADQQARNITALSETVEELAEAADAVAAEAETVASASEQGAASARHVAEAVEKLDVDPMAEEQKRPYEQV, from the coding sequence ATGGATCCGTCGCAGGAGTTCGGACTCGGTGGCTTGAACCGGTTCGTCGAAGCGGATAGTCTCACGGACCAGATCGGTCTCGACGCGGAGGAGATCGCCTGGCGCAAGGAGTTCATCGGCTTCGACGAGGACGACGCGGCGCGGCTGTCCGACCTGGAGCCGCTGCTGCGCGACAACCAGCAGGCGATCGCCGACGCGTTCTACGACAACCTGACGCAGTACGAGCAGACGATCGAGGTGATCAGCCGGTCGCCGAAAAACGTCGAACAGCTAAAGCGGACGCAGAAGGCGTACCTCGTGTCGCTGGCCACCGGCGACTACGACGAGGAGTACTTCGAAAACCGGGCGCTGATCGGCAAACTTCACGAGATACTCGACATGCCCCTCAAGCACTACGTGGGGCAGTACGGGCTGTACTACGACCTCATCCTCTCGCGGGTCGACGAGCGCGTCCAGCGGCAGGTCGTCGCGGCCATCGAGGAGTGGGTCGCCGAGCGCGAGGACGACGAGGGCGGGCTGGACCGCGTCGTCGGCGCGCTCCGCGGGCTGGGGAGCGAGGACGACGGCGAGGAGGGCCTCGACGACTCGCTGGAGGCGACGGTGCGCGACGCCATCCACGACGGGATGCAGGACGTGCTCGCGGTGTTGCGGATCATCAACCTCGACCTGCAGGTTGCAAGCGACACCTACGTCGACTCCTACAGCCAGCGGCTCGAACGCGCGATCGAGAAGCAACAGGCGATCGCTCGGGAGGTCGAACAGGACGTGCAGCCGCCGGTCGTCCAGCTGAAACAGTCGTCCGCGTCGGTCGCCGAGAGCGCGTCGACGATCCACGACCACGCCGAGCGCCAGGCCGCGGGGGTAAACAGCGCCGCCGCCGACATCGAGGAACTCTCCGCCAGCGCCCAGGAGGTCGCCTCGGTCGCCGACGACGTGCGGGAGACCAGCGAGCGCGCGGTCGGCGTCGCCGAGGACGGCACCGAGGCCGGCGAGCGCGCGCTGGAGGCGCTGTCGGCCGTCGAGGAGACGACCGACGAACTGCTCGACGCCGCCGAGCGGGTGGAGGCCCGCGCCGAGGACATCGAGGCGGTCGTCGACCGCGTCGAGGACGTGGTCGACCGGACCGCGGTGCTGGCGACGAACGCGAAGGTCGAGGCGACGCGGGCGTCCGGCGACGGGCCCGCGGCGACCATCGCCGACGAACTGGAGACGTTCGTCGACCGGACGCGCTCGGACATCGAGGAGGTTGCCGACGCGGCCGAGGCCGTCCACGCGGAGGCCGCGGACACCCGCGCGGCCGTCGAGTCGGCGAACGAGCAGGTGCAGGCCGGCCGCGAGGAGGTCGCGGCCGCCGTCGACTCGCTCGACGACCTGGAGGGGACCGTCGAGGACTCCGCCGCCGGTATGCAGGAGGTGGCGGCCGCGGCCGACCAGCAGGCCCGCAACATAACGGCGCTGTCCGAGACCGTCGAGGAGCTCGCGGAGGCGGCCGACGCCGTCGCCGCGGAAGCGGAGACGGTCGCCAGCGCCAGCGAGCAGGGGGCGGCCAGCGCCCGCCACGTCGCCGAGGCGGTCGAGAAACTCGACGTTGACCCGATGGCCGAGGAGCAGAAGCGGCCGTACGAGCAGGTCTGA
- a CDS encoding MarR family transcriptional regulator — protein sequence MAATDEELEDLPPSAKLVFKVLEYDGPLTQKQIVQESMLSARTVRYALERLQEIGRVDEDVYFADARQSLYELTEAEPAVEADGGAEDAEPCCCAE from the coding sequence ATGGCTGCCACAGACGAGGAGCTCGAAGACCTTCCGCCGAGCGCGAAGCTCGTTTTCAAAGTACTCGAGTACGACGGGCCGCTCACGCAGAAACAGATCGTCCAGGAATCGATGCTGTCGGCGCGAACGGTGCGCTACGCGCTCGAACGGCTCCAGGAGATCGGGCGAGTCGACGAGGACGTGTACTTCGCCGACGCCCGGCAGAGCCTCTACGAACTCACCGAGGCGGAGCCGGCCGTGGAAGCCGACGGCGGTGCGGAGGACGCCGAGCCGTGCTGCTGTGCCGAGTGA
- a CDS encoding ribosome biogenesis/translation initiation ATPase RLI, with the protein MAQDSIAVVDLDRCQPDRCNYECKNYCPPNRTGKECITLRGPETEEGEPDQVRISEEICLGESCGICVEKCPFDAIEIINLPQELQDDPAHRYGENAFSLYGLPVPQEGQVTGILGPNGIGKTTAVRILAGEMVPNLGDHAADPDWDDALDAYRGTELQDYIADVKSGDVTVARKPQYVDQIPSQFDGNTRQLLERTDERGDLDYLVERLSIGPVMDQAIDDLSGGELQRVAIAACLAREADFYFLDEITPYLDIGQRVTVARLIQELAQEGDKSMLVVEHDLAVLDLLADNLHVAYGEPGAYGVITSPKSVRNGINEYLAGYLDNENMRIRPEAIEFEQHAPRTASAADTLVEYPDLSQSYGDGEFSLEVEGGEIRENEVLGIVGPNGIGKSTFAKLLTGDLEPDEGDVDFSLDISYKPQYVEIDQPMRVDAFLSSITDQFGSSYWNTEIAQPLQLERIMEQNLTDLSGGERQRVAIAACLSETADVYLLDEPSAHLDVEQRVQATRAIRRYAESQDATVLVIDHDIYMIDLLSDRLMVFDGEPAEHGHAGTPQDMRSGMNDFLANLEITFRRDERVGRPRINKPGSQLDRQQKSDGEYYYAP; encoded by the coding sequence ATGGCCCAGGACAGCATCGCGGTCGTCGATCTGGACAGGTGCCAGCCCGACCGCTGTAACTACGAGTGCAAGAACTACTGCCCGCCGAACCGAACCGGGAAGGAGTGCATCACGCTCCGCGGCCCCGAGACGGAGGAAGGGGAACCGGACCAGGTCCGCATCAGCGAGGAGATCTGTCTGGGCGAGTCCTGTGGCATCTGCGTCGAGAAATGCCCGTTCGACGCCATCGAGATCATCAACCTGCCACAGGAACTGCAGGACGACCCGGCCCACCGCTACGGCGAGAACGCGTTCTCGCTGTACGGCCTGCCGGTCCCCCAGGAGGGTCAGGTCACGGGCATCCTCGGGCCGAACGGCATCGGGAAGACGACGGCCGTCCGCATCCTCGCGGGCGAGATGGTCCCCAATCTCGGCGACCACGCGGCCGACCCGGACTGGGACGACGCGCTGGACGCCTACCGCGGCACCGAACTGCAGGACTACATCGCCGACGTGAAGTCCGGCGACGTGACCGTCGCGCGCAAGCCCCAGTACGTGGACCAGATCCCCTCGCAGTTCGACGGCAACACCCGCCAGCTGCTCGAACGGACCGACGAGCGCGGCGACCTTGATTACCTCGTCGAACGCCTCTCCATCGGCCCGGTGATGGACCAGGCCATCGACGACCTCTCCGGCGGCGAGCTTCAGCGCGTCGCCATCGCGGCCTGTCTCGCGCGCGAGGCCGACTTCTACTTCCTCGACGAGATCACGCCGTACCTCGACATCGGCCAGCGCGTCACCGTCGCCCGCCTCATTCAGGAACTCGCCCAGGAGGGCGACAAGTCGATGCTCGTCGTCGAGCACGACCTCGCCGTGCTGGACCTGCTCGCGGACAACCTCCACGTCGCGTACGGCGAACCCGGGGCGTACGGCGTCATCACGTCCCCGAAGTCCGTCCGGAACGGGATCAACGAGTACCTCGCGGGCTACCTCGACAACGAGAACATGCGGATCCGCCCGGAGGCCATCGAGTTCGAGCAGCACGCCCCCCGGACCGCCTCGGCGGCCGACACGCTCGTCGAGTACCCCGACCTCTCGCAGTCCTACGGCGACGGCGAGTTCTCGCTGGAGGTCGAGGGCGGCGAGATCCGCGAGAACGAGGTGCTCGGCATCGTCGGCCCCAACGGCATCGGGAAGTCGACGTTCGCCAAACTGCTGACGGGCGACCTCGAACCCGACGAGGGGGACGTCGACTTCTCGCTCGACATCTCCTACAAGCCCCAGTACGTCGAGATCGACCAGCCGATGCGGGTCGACGCGTTCCTCTCCTCCATCACCGACCAGTTCGGCTCGTCGTACTGGAACACGGAGATCGCCCAGCCGCTCCAGCTGGAGCGGATCATGGAGCAGAACCTCACGGACCTGTCGGGCGGCGAGCGCCAGCGCGTCGCGATCGCGGCCTGCCTCTCCGAGACCGCGGACGTGTACCTGCTCGACGAGCCGAGCGCCCACCTCGACGTGGAACAGCGCGTGCAGGCGACGCGTGCCATCCGGCGCTACGCCGAGAGTCAGGACGCGACGGTGCTGGTCATCGACCACGACATCTACATGATCGACCTGCTCTCCGACCGGCTGATGGTGTTCGACGGCGAGCCGGCCGAACACGGCCACGCCGGCACGCCACAGGACATGCGCTCGGGGATGAACGACTTCCTCGCCAACCTGGAGATCACGTTCCGGCGCGACGAGCGGGTCGGCCGGCCGCGGATCAACAAGCCGGGCAGCCAGCTGGACCGCCAGCAGAAAAGCGACGGCGAGTACTACTACGCGCCGTAG
- a CDS encoding EMC6-like membrane protein translates to MSTEQAEGMDSHLRSITVTSLASIGGIVAALISSAMTSGMTPDEAAMYQPAQIVVLAVVLVQIPLYRAMGVYGEDGPGAKDYLFIAFMTFSLWYVVWGIMLETGFGITV, encoded by the coding sequence ATGTCGACCGAACAGGCCGAGGGGATGGATTCGCATCTCCGCTCTATCACGGTCACGTCGCTCGCGTCGATCGGCGGGATCGTGGCGGCGTTGATCTCCTCCGCGATGACCTCGGGCATGACGCCGGACGAGGCGGCCATGTACCAGCCCGCCCAGATCGTCGTCCTCGCGGTGGTTCTCGTACAGATCCCCCTCTACCGTGCCATGGGCGTGTACGGCGAGGACGGGCCCGGCGCGAAAGACTACCTCTTCATCGCGTTCATGACCTTCTCGCTGTGGTACGTCGTCTGGGGCATCATGCTCGAAACCGGCTTCGGGATCACGGTGTAA
- a CDS encoding M20 family metallopeptidase, with translation MDEVADLTRELVSIPSHEDEATAGDRIEAWLRAETEADVRRDDAGNVFARRGAGDRTLALVGHHDVVPPDESQVDADGGYVVAERDARIYGRGAADMKGAVAAAMCAFRDAEPACELVLASFVGEEVGGEGARHAVDAGFSPDWAVVGEGSTGYSAPGVTDVAVAHKGRRGSTVVARGEAAHASEAEAGENAVYRACDAVDLLREMDAPSVAVAGETATGSVVVTGIDGGSAWNVVPEHCEVTVDERTVPGERAPLERVEDVPGVEWTVDQDLPPMRCGDDAFADAALAAAAEAQDGDPERVVKPHATDAGWLAEAGVDCVVCGPAEPGEAHTADESVSVAVLERCYEIYRRVAERDPA, from the coding sequence ATGGACGAGGTCGCCGACCTGACCCGCGAGCTGGTCTCGATCCCCTCCCACGAGGACGAGGCGACCGCGGGCGACCGCATCGAGGCGTGGCTCCGGGCCGAAACCGAGGCCGATGTGCGCCGGGACGACGCCGGCAACGTGTTCGCGCGCCGCGGCGCAGGCGACCGGACGCTCGCGCTGGTCGGCCATCACGACGTCGTGCCGCCGGACGAGTCGCAGGTCGACGCCGACGGCGGCTACGTCGTCGCGGAGCGCGACGCCCGGATCTACGGGCGCGGCGCAGCGGACATGAAGGGCGCAGTCGCGGCCGCGATGTGTGCGTTCCGCGACGCCGAGCCCGCCTGCGAACTCGTCCTCGCCAGCTTCGTCGGCGAGGAGGTCGGCGGCGAGGGCGCACGCCACGCCGTCGACGCGGGCTTTTCGCCGGACTGGGCGGTCGTCGGCGAGGGGTCGACGGGCTACTCCGCGCCGGGGGTGACCGACGTGGCGGTCGCCCACAAGGGCCGGCGCGGGTCGACGGTCGTCGCCCGCGGCGAGGCGGCCCACGCCAGCGAGGCCGAGGCCGGCGAGAACGCGGTGTACCGCGCCTGCGACGCCGTGGACCTGCTCCGCGAAATGGACGCGCCGTCCGTCGCGGTGGCGGGTGAGACGGCGACCGGGAGCGTCGTCGTGACAGGGATCGACGGCGGCTCGGCGTGGAACGTGGTGCCCGAGCACTGCGAGGTCACCGTCGACGAGCGCACGGTCCCCGGCGAGCGCGCGCCGCTGGAGCGCGTCGAGGACGTGCCCGGCGTCGAGTGGACTGTCGATCAGGACCTCCCGCCGATGCGCTGTGGCGACGACGCCTTCGCCGACGCCGCGCTCGCGGCCGCAGCCGAGGCGCAGGACGGCGACCCCGAACGCGTCGTCAAGCCCCACGCAACCGACGCCGGGTGGCTCGCCGAGGCGGGCGTCGACTGCGTGGTCTGCGGCCCGGCCGAGCCCGGGGAGGCACACACCGCCGACGAGAGCGTCTCGGTCGCCGTGCTGGAGCGGTGTTACGAGATCTATCGGCGGGTCGCCGAGCGCGATCCGGCGTGA